In the Helianthus annuus cultivar XRQ/B chromosome 11, HanXRQr2.0-SUNRISE, whole genome shotgun sequence genome, one interval contains:
- the LOC110890323 gene encoding uncharacterized protein LOC110890323: MEDFIKNQTFAIHAVAGAGAVTFGTAATYPFETIKTLIQVGSGPDKQLSAAQVFDRVRKLSGNSGLYNGFGWLATGRMLGVGARFGTYELLTAFYKDGRKDNYVYVSEALMAGIVAGGVESLMSSPFELFTIRAQVAAASRVPNTSTNLQKASVSTSVTKLLRGYNPDVKALDHSVGLLSTLDTKRSNLTGSLKEYPWMMTGTGRAPPVYHVRRPIDVISLEGWGAMWRGIRSGLVRDCIFGGVFFSSWQFLHRAMLDWKAVGMDPIPSSDEDIGPLHPLAVSLAAGFSGSIAAAASHSFDTAKCRSQCLVLPKYITMERKFLRWSLPGKRFERLTGIHPRDRNILFRGIRLRMACSGVASFILTGSYFFMIDHLVSR; encoded by the exons ATGGAAGATTTCATCAAAAACCAAACATTTGCAATCCACGCAGTCGCAGGTGCCGGAGCTGTTACATTCGGAACTGCCGCAACTTACCCCTTCGAGACTATTAAAACCCTCATTCAG GTTGGATCAGGTCCTGATAAACAGTTGAGTGCAGCTCAGGTGTTTGATAGAGTGCGTAAATTGTCGGGCAATTCCG GGTTATACAATGGTTTCGGGTGGTTGGCTACAGGGAGAATGTTGGGCGTTGGAGCACGTTTCGGTACCTATGAGTTATTGACGGCTTTCTATAAAG ACGGTCGTAAAGACAACTACGTGTACGTCTCCGAAGCTCTCATGGCAGGAATCGTAGCAGGTGGTGTGGAATCACTAATGAGCTCTCCGTTTGAGCTTTTTACGATTCGTGCACAGGTGGCAGCCGCTTCTCGGGTTCCAAACACTTCTACGAATTTACAAAAAGCGTCTGTATCCACTTCAGTTACAAAACTACTGCGTGGGTATAATCCAGACGTCAAGGCACTGGACCATTCGGTTGGTCTGTTGTCCACCCTAGACACTAAACGTTCGAACTTGACGGGCTCTCTGAAAGAGTACCCGTGGATGATGACTGGGACTGGGAGGGCCCCACCTGTGTATCATGTTAGGCGGCCCATAGACGTTATATCTTTAGAAGGATGGGGTGCCATGTGGAGGGGTATACGATCAGGGTTAGTTCGTGATTGTATATTTGGTGGTGTGTTTTTTTCCAGCTGGCAATTTCTGCACCGCGCGATGCTCGACTGGAAAGCTGTTGGGATGGACCCCATACCAAG CTCGGATGAAGATATTGGGCCGTTACACCCATTAGCCGTTAGTCTGGCAGCTGGATTTTCGGGCTCGATTGCCGCAGCAGCATCCCATTCGTTTGACACTGCTAAATGCCGATCACAATGTCTTGTGCTGCCAAAG TATATTACCATGGAGAGAAAGTTTCTTAGGTGGAGTTTGCCAGGAAAGAGGTTCGAGAGACTTACAGGCATTCATCCTCGGGATAGAAATATACTTTTTCGTGGCATTAGGTTGCGAATGGCATGCAGTGGAGTTGCGTCCTTTATTCTTACAGGTAGTTACTTTTTCATGATTGATCACCTAGTTTCAAGATGA
- the LOC110890324 gene encoding NAC domain-containing protein 104, with protein sequence MGDNKNMNLPPGFRFSPTDEELVVHFLQRKASRLPCHPDIIPDLGLYPYDPWDLDGKAMVEGNKWYYFSRRSSNRVTANGYWKSCGGDEEIMSSNGSKRIGVKKYYVFHVGEAPEGMKTDWIMQEFRVHDGANSSRSRRRDNSKNDWVICRVCEQNYDNNDDGNDGMELSCLDEVFLSLDDYDDISFPN encoded by the exons ATGGGTGACAACAAGAACATGAATCTCCCACCGGGTTTTCGATTCTCTCCGACCGACGAAGAGCTCGTTGTCCATTTCCTTCAACGTAAAGCTTCGCGCTTGCCGTGCCATCCCGACATCATTCCTGATCTTGGTCTATATCCATATGATCCTTGGGACTTAGATG gaaaagcTATGGTGGAAGGAAATAAATGGTATTATTTCAGCAGAAGATCTTCGAATCGAGTAACCGCAAACGGGTACTGGAAATCGTGTGGTGGAGATGAGGAAATTATGAGTTCAAATGGTAGCAAAAGAATTGGTGTGAAGAAATATTATGTGTTTCATGTTGGTGAAGCTCCTGAAGGTATGAAAACTGATTGGATAATGCAGGAATTTAGGGTTCATGATGGTGCTAATTCGTCTAGATCAAGAAGAAGAGACAACTCTAAGAAT GATTGGGTAATTTGTCGAGTGTGTGAGCAGAACTACGATAACAACGATGATGGAAATGATGGCATGGAGCTTTCGTGTTTAGATGAAGTATTTTTGTCATTAGATGATTATGATGATATTAGCTTTCCGAATTAG